The Thermofilaceae archaeon region TTCGAGAGGCTCATACGCCTCGGCTACCTGGAGGAGGGGGAGGGCGACACCGTATCTATCGGTTGGAGGGCCCGTGTCGAGGTGGACTTGGATAAGCTAGCCGGCTTCAGCGGCGTCGTTGCGAGCCCCTGAGGCCAGCACCCTGTGCCGCTCGTGCGAGCATGGACCTCACCTTTTCCCTATGCTTGGCCCAGAGAAGCTTGAGCAGCTGCTCACGCCCGCCGTGGAAACCGGCCAGCACCTCCTTCACTTCCCGGAAGCTGAGCCCCGCCGCCCTGGCTAGAACTGCCGCTGCTCCGTACCTCTCGAAGAGCGAGGCGCTGAGGGTCAGCCTCCTGCAGCCGCCCTTTCTCGCGCACCTCTCAACTCTAGCGGCCATCTCCTCCTCGGGAACAGCGTCGAAGGCCAGCCTGCCGGAGCCGCAGTTTGGGCACACTACCCCCTCGCCCAGCTCGGAGATCGGGAGTTCAAAGATGCTGCCGCACTCGGTGCAGTAGAAGGAGGCGAAGGATTGCAGCACCTTCACCTTGAAGAGCGCGTAGGAGATGAGCTCCCTCTTCTCCGGCATCGCGGGCTCCAGCCCCTCTCGCAGGCTCCGCTCAGCCTCGAGAGTCAGCGGGCTCGGCCCCCTAACTGCTACAACGCGAATCTCCCCGCTCCTCACCGCGGCCACGACCGCGAGGGCCCTATCGACGTCCATGTCCCTCTGCAGCACCTCCTTCATCGCCTCCTCGTAGGCCGGAGTCCCCTTGAGCGCGCCCACCAGCCTCTCCAGATCCCCCCTTGTGAGCCTCGCACCGGGAGCCAGAACGCCCATCCTCCTCGCAACCTGCTGCAGCCTCCACCTGAAAGCCCTGCTCTCCTCGACTGCCGCCCTCAGGTACCGGAGGAAGGTCTCCGCGTCGGTTTCCCGGAGGATCTCCACCACCTCCTCCGCTGTAACGTTCTCGCACCGGAGGACGATCCTGTAGGGCTTCTCCGCCGAGTAAGCGGGCAGCCCGAGCCGCCGAGCCAGCCTGTAGGCGAGGTACTTGCCCAAAGCCCGGTTCACTCGGTTGCCGTAGTGGGCGTGGACGACCATCACCCCCTCCCCCGCCTCCTCCACAACGATCAACCGGTCGCTGGGCACCGGCAGCCCCAGGCGCACCATCTCGTAGACCGGTGCCAGAGCGCGCTCGAACAGCGAGCGGTCAACCCCGTAGCTCTCAGCGAGCTTCTGCGCCAAGACCTCGAGCGGAACACCCCTCTCCGCCTCCTCGGCCGCTAACCCCCGGATCCTACCCACCTCCAGAGCGACTTCGTGGGGGACGGGGATCTCCTCCCCCACCCAGCTCGGCACCGCGCTCTCGAAGTCCTCGACCGGCTCGACGTACACCACCTCCTCGGTGAGCGCAACCACCTCCCACGGCCTCCCAGCCATGATGAAGCGAGCACCGATCTCGCAGTACTCGGCGACGAAGTAGTCGTCCAGCACGCCGATCGGCTCGCCCGTGGACCTTTCAACGACGACGTACTGCTCCACCTCGGGTATCGTGGTGAGAGCGCCGTAGAAGTAGTCGTAGCACCGCCTTCCCGCCGGCCTCAAACGGTCGCCGTAGACTCTGATCAAACCGATGCTCCTGAGGAACTCCGCAACCCGCTCCAGCTCCTCCCTCTCCAGATCCCTGTAGGGTTCAGCCCCCCTCACAAGCTGGTAGGCCTCCTCCAGCGTGACGGGCTCTGACATCGCTAGGCCGACCAGCTCGTGTGCAAGAACGTCGTACGGCTTCCTCGGGATCTCTGAGGGCTCGATAAACCCCTGCTCCATCCTCCTCTTCAGCACGATGCTCTCGAGGGCGTCGTCGCTGTTGCCCACTACCACCACTCCCTCGCTCACCCGATCTAGGCTGTGGCCGGCCCTACCCACCCTCTGCAGCAGCCTGCGAACCTCCCGCGGCGAGTTGTACTGCACCACTAGGTCCACGTGGCCTATGTCGATCCCCAGCTCCATCGACGACGTGCACACGACGCCCTTCACCTCACCCCTCCTCAGCATCTCCTCCACCCGAACCCTTTCAGCTCTCGAGAGGCTGCCGTGGTGGACGTAGATCGGGATCCTCTCGTCCCAGAGCTTGAACCTGCTCGCGAGCAGCTCGGCTGTAGGCCGCGTGTTCGTGAAGATCAGCGTAGAGCGTCTCGACTCGACCAGCTCGCGCACGAACCTCAGCCGGGCCGCCACATCCGGTGCGGCGAGGATCCTATCGGCGAGCTCCGCGTCACCCTCACCCGGGTGGGGCCACTCGACACTCACCCTAACCCTCTTGTGGGCCGGAACAACGACAACCCTGCAAGAGCCGTGGGCGCCGACGAGCAGCCTAGCCACTTCCTCCGGGTTGCCGACGCTGGCTGAAAGCCCAATCACTTGCAGTCTACCTGCCACCCTTTTGACGCGCTCCATCAGGAGGCTCAGCTGAACACCCCTCTTGCTGTCCGCGACCTCGTGCACCTCGTCGACGATCACCCACCTAACGTTGGCCAAGTGGTTCCTCAACCTCCTACCAACGAGGAGGAGCTGGAGCGACTCCGGCGTCGTGATCAGGATGTCGGGAGGCGTCAGCGACTGAACCCTCCGCTCGGCCGGGGTCGTATCCCCGTGCCTCACCCCCACCCTGAACCCCAGCTTCAGCGCCCACCACTCCACTCTCGCCAGGATGTCCCTGTTGAGGGTTCTCAGGGGAGTGATGTAGAGCAGCCTGACCCCCGGCCCCTCCTCCTCCAGCATCCTCGAAAGGATCGGCAGCAGGGCTGCCTCCGTCTTACCGCTACCCGTCGGAGCCACGATGAGCACATTCTCGCCGGAGAGCACCAGCGGGATGGCTTCCCTCTGCGGAGGAGTGGGTTCACCGAAGCCTTTCTCCACCCACAACCTCCTGATCATCGGGTGTAGCAGCTCCAGCACACTGCCCACTTCGCTCATCAGTGTGATGGCCCCTTTTAACACCACCCCTCACAAGCGCCCGGGGCGCCGATCGCGCAAAGCATAATACGATGACCCCGACGGGTGGGCGTGCCTCTAACGTTCAAGTC contains the following coding sequences:
- a CDS encoding DEAD/DEAH box helicase, whose amino-acid sequence is MVLKGAITLMSEVGSVLELLHPMIRRLWVEKGFGEPTPPQREAIPLVLSGENVLIVAPTGSGKTEAALLPILSRMLEEEGPGVRLLYITPLRTLNRDILARVEWWALKLGFRVGVRHGDTTPAERRVQSLTPPDILITTPESLQLLLVGRRLRNHLANVRWVIVDEVHEVADSKRGVQLSLLMERVKRVAGRLQVIGLSASVGNPEEVARLLVGAHGSCRVVVVPAHKRVRVSVEWPHPGEGDAELADRILAAPDVAARLRFVRELVESRRSTLIFTNTRPTAELLASRFKLWDERIPIYVHHGSLSRAERVRVEEMLRRGEVKGVVCTSSMELGIDIGHVDLVVQYNSPREVRRLLQRVGRAGHSLDRVSEGVVVVGNSDDALESIVLKRRMEQGFIEPSEIPRKPYDVLAHELVGLAMSEPVTLEEAYQLVRGAEPYRDLEREELERVAEFLRSIGLIRVYGDRLRPAGRRCYDYFYGALTTIPEVEQYVVVERSTGEPIGVLDDYFVAEYCEIGARFIMAGRPWEVVALTEEVVYVEPVEDFESAVPSWVGEEIPVPHEVALEVGRIRGLAAEEAERGVPLEVLAQKLAESYGVDRSLFERALAPVYEMVRLGLPVPSDRLIVVEEAGEGVMVVHAHYGNRVNRALGKYLAYRLARRLGLPAYSAEKPYRIVLRCENVTAEEVVEILRETDAETFLRYLRAAVEESRAFRWRLQQVARRMGVLAPGARLTRGDLERLVGALKGTPAYEEAMKEVLQRDMDVDRALAVVAAVRSGEIRVVAVRGPSPLTLEAERSLREGLEPAMPEKRELISYALFKVKVLQSFASFYCTECGSIFELPISELGEGVVCPNCGSGRLAFDAVPEEEMAARVERCARKGGCRRLTLSASLFERYGAAAVLARAAGLSFREVKEVLAGFHGGREQLLKLLWAKHREKVRSMLARAAQGAGLRGSQRRR